The DNA window ATATATGGCACGGGCTCATATAACGATTACACCACAATTATAAATAACAACATTTCTAACAACGGACAGTACAACTTTGAGGATGGAGGGATAATTCTAGTCGGACATTATAATAATATAACTAACAATTATCTCGGAACCAACAAAGGATATGGAATCTGGGTCTTCAGCAGTGATTATGTAAGTATTACTAACAACACGATAGTTGGTATAGGGAGTACTAGGGGCCTTAATGTTGATGGGGCGTACGGTGTAATAAGTAACAATACGATTACAGGAAACTCAGATTATGGAGTGGTTCTAGAGACAAATTATGCAATATTCATGAACAACAATTGCTCTGGAAATGGTAATGGAATTTATATTCATGGTTCCAACAATACAATAGCACGAAATACGCTCCTCAACAATGTAGTTGGGATTGCCCTTTCGTATATTTCAAGCGACAACAATTTCACAGAAAATTATATAGCATTTACCAGCACCAACGGAATCAAAGCGAGTGATGGAGGTTCACCTGGAGCAAGGCGTAACCTCATAACTTACAACACAATTATTTCCAGTGGTTCCCACGGAATTTACTTATCATCCTCAACAGCAACGGGGAACATAATCCATCACAACCGCTTTATCGGAAATAACGGGGCAACCAAGGGTGTAAGTGGCAATTGCCAGGCCTACGATAGTGTCGGTGGCAACTACTGGTTTGATAGCGTTGCAAAGGAAGGCAATTACTGGAGTAACTGGGATAGAAATGGCTGGGGCACTGCGAGTGCCTACCCGATTGCTGGTGGTGCAGGAGCAAGTGATTGGTATCCATTGAGGACCGCAAGAGGCACAATTCACATAACCAGTAACAGTGAGTTCACCTCAGAAAATGGTGTGGTAAGTGGTGCAGGGACGCAAGCAAACCCCTACATAATTGCGGGCTGGGAAATAGACGCTGCTGGAAGCACCTATGGCATATGGATAGAAAATACGGATGCATACTTCACAATCCACACCTGCCTTGTTTGGAACGCCACTGGTTCTGGTAGTCCTCCATTGGGCGCAGGCATCGCATTGAACAATGTAAGGAATGGCAAAATAGAGAACAACATCTGCAATGGTTCAAGGTATGGCATTTACCTTTATGGTGGCTCCACTTCAAACACGGTAATTAACAACAACGCCTCAAACAACCAATACAGAGGCATATTCCTTGCTTCTTCAAGCACAAACCAAATCTTAAACAATACTGTTTTCAATAACACCATAGGAATTTATCTAACCGCATCCAGTTATAACACTTTATCTGGCAACCAGATAAAGAGCAATTCCCAGCACGGATTCTACATCTCCGCAGCAAGCAACAGCAACACCATAATAAACAACGATATAAAGAGCAACACGCAATACGGAATATATATCTACAGTTCTTCCCAGTACAACGATATAACGAATAACAATATTACTAAGAATGGGGCACAAGGAGTCTACATTTACAGCTCCATTAATAACAACATAACCAATAACTGGATATACAAGAATACAAACTATGGCGTTTACATCACATCTAGCTCTAGTGGTAATACAGTGGTCGGGAACAGGTTTGTTGGTAACAATGGTGCAGGCAAAGGAGTATCAGGCAACTGCCAGGCGTATGACAATGTCGCAGGGAACAACTGGTACAACGGCACCGCCCAACAGGGCAATTACTGGAGCAACTGGGATGGAAATGATTGGGGAACAGCAAGTGCCTATCCAATTGATGGAGGCGTTGCGAGCGATTGGTATCCAATTCAGTATCTACATCATGGTCCAATCCACATAACCAGCAACAGTGAGTTCACGCCAGACAACGGAGTTGTTGATGGCACTGGCACAGCATCTGACCCGTTCATAATAGAGGGTTTGGAGATAGATGCAAATGGTGGTACCTATGCCATCTGGGTAGAGAATACAGACGCATACTTTATTATAAGGAAATGTCTCCTCTGGAATGCAACTAACAGTGGCACTCTACCTGGAGGCTCAGGCATTGCCCTTAGGAATGTGCAGAATGGAGTAGTTGAGAACAACATCTGTAACAACTCAAGGTTTGGCATATTCCTCTACGATGGTTCAACAAACAACAGTCTCTCAAGCAACAATTGTTGGGATAATTTGGCCTATGGTATATATCTGTTTGCTAGCTGGACCGTGTTATCTGACAATGCGATTACAAACAATGTTGTAGGAATCTTCTCTATCGGTGACAACAACACAATCATAAACAACACAATTTCATGGAACACGAATCAAGGGATTGCAATGTATTCATCTAACGACAACATAATAGAGAACAATACGGTGATTGGTACCAGTAGCGGTGATGGTATTTATCTGGAGGATGTAAGAAACACGAAAGTAACCAGAAATTACATGATGGGAAATGGACGTGGAATTCAGATGTACAGTTCTACAGCAAACATCCTGGAGTACAACGAAATCTCTACCTCCATCTGGTGCATTTATTTGAATGCATCCGAAGCAAATGCGATAACTCACAACATTCTCTATGGCTCCAGTAGAGGTATCTACTTATATTCAACAAACAACACAGCAATTTTAGAAAACAATATCAATAACAACACCCAGTGTGGTATCTATCTCTACTCTTCCAGGAACACAACAATGGCCAACAACACCATTGCGGACAATGGCAACTATGGTGTTTATCTTACCCAGTATTCAAACGACAACACAATAACATACAATACAATAAGCCGTCATACAAGTTATGGTGTTTACATCACATTCAGTTCTACCGCTAATTACATACTTAGAAACAATTTCCTCAACAACAGCGGAAACAAGGGATACGCAGGCACTTCTCAAGCATACGACGATGTCGGTGGCAATTTCTGGTATGACAACATAGCTCAGGAAGGTAACCACTGGAGCAACTGGGATGGACATGGTTGGGGCAGTGCAGATGCATACCCGATTGATGGCGGTGTAGATGCAAGCGACAGGTATCCACTTGGTGGCCCTGTCAGCGAGTTCTCGGTTCTACCATGGCTTGCAATTGCTCTGCTCTGCATTATCAGTTTCATGCATGCCAGTAGAAAGAGAAGAAACTGAATTTTATTCCTCTATAACTTTCTTTTTCTTGAACTCTATTTTTGCTGTGAGGATTTTTTCCGAGGCAAAAAGCTTGCCAGCGATATAAAGCATTGCAACTGTGAAAACCACCTGGTAAATTACCCCGAAATAGAGGATGCCATACTCTTGAGTGTAGAGGGACTTTGAGGCAAGAATAGGATAGGAAAATGGGATGGCATAGACAATGACCTGGAGCCCTGTGGGGAGTGCCTCCACTGGCAGCATCATCAGAATGAAAACCGGGAAAATGATTGGGAGATAGAGGACACCCATTAACGCCTGGGCACTCCGCACATCTTTTGTGTAAGCCCCAAGTAACACTGAAATTGAAAGTGCAGAGAGAAATGCCAGAAACAGGGAGAGCATCATCAACAGGTAGCCCTGGGCATCTGGCACGAGCCCGAGTGTGGTCAAATTAATCTCTCCGATTGCCTGGCTGCTCGAGGTGAGCGAGTTCATGTAATAGCTGAAGCCCAGAAGGTAAGAGGCAGTAGCAATGATTGAGAGCACCACAACCCCTGTGATTTTTCCAAAGAGCAAGTAGATTCTGTTGATGGGAAGTGTGAGCAGCACTTCCAGGGTCTTCTGTTCTTTTTCAATTGCCACTGATGTGGCTGCAAGCTGTCCTGCCATTATAAGAAGAATCATTATTACCATTGGCATAGCGAGTCCTGCGGAAAGCACAGTGCCAGAAACAACACTCGGGGGAACATTCTTCACATTCCCCTTTATCACAGAATTTTCTTCCACACGGAGTGGATAGAGCAGTTCATCCGGCTTTGCATCAGGGTAAGCTGCACTGAGTCGAGAGGCGACAATAAAATCGTTAAAGGAGGAGAGGGCAGAAGCCACGACGCTGCTCTCAACCGCCTCGCCAATTCCAAAGCTTTTCAGCATCTGGTAGAGCTTCACATCAGTGCTGCTCCCGTTTACGATTCTTTCCGTAAAATTCACAGGAACCACAATGAGCAGATTTGCACCATACTCCTTACATGCCTCAAGCCCCGCACTGACATCTTCCGCAGAAATGTTTACAAGCGTTATGTTCTGGACTGTGAGAAATTGATAGAGAATGTTGGACAGTGTGGAGTTTCCGTCTTGTGCATCAAACGATAGATAGCCAGCATAAACACTCTTTGCTGACTCTTTCGCTACATCCATGGAGAGATTCACCACAGACCCCATAAGTGGGAAGATGAGCAAAGGCACAACAATCATGCCAATCATTAATCTCGGGTCTCTGAGCATTTCTCTGAGCTCTTTTACTACAATGTTCAGAAATGAGTTATGCATTTTTCACCACCGCCAGAAACACATCTTCCAGGTTGTTCCCATTGTACCTTTTTTTCAGCTCATTGGGACTTCCCTGCGCCAAAATTTTTCCCTGAGAAATCAGGGCCACTCTTGAGCAGAGAAACTCAACTTCCAGCAAGTTGTGACTTGAAATTATGGCTGTCGCTCCTGTTTCTCTCAACACTCGCTTGATTTCATTTCGCACATAATGGGCATGCAGCACATCTAAGCCCGATGTTGGTTCATCCAGAATCGCAAGCTTTGGAGAAACCATGAGAGTTCTAGCAATCTGCAATCTTCGTTTCATTCCCTTGCTGTATTCCTTGATTTTTGAATCTATTCGCTCTCCAAGAGATGCAATTCTTATGCCTTTTTCGACCATTGAATTTCTTTCTCCCTCGAAAAAACCCGCAATGAAGCGGAGGTATTCTCTCCCAGTAAGGTTCTCATAAGCGCCTGCATCCTCTGGCAGATAAGAAATTATTTTTCGAATTTGCTTCTGTTCCCTAGTTACATCCAGGCCATATATCGATGCTTTTCCTGATGTTGGAACCAACAGGGTTGCAAGAATCCTTATTGTTGTGGTTTTTCCAGCCCCGTTTGGACCAATAAGCCCGAAAATTTCACCCTCATCAATCTCCAGTGAGATGCCATCAAGGGCTCTTATTCTCTTTTCATACATTTTTACTAACTTTTCAATT is part of the Thermoplasmata archaeon genome and encodes:
- a CDS encoding ABC transporter permease encodes the protein MHNSFLNIVVKELREMLRDPRLMIGMIVVPLLIFPLMGSVVNLSMDVAKESAKSVYAGYLSFDAQDGNSTLSNILYQFLTVQNITLVNISAEDVSAGLEACKEYGANLLIVVPVNFTERIVNGSSTDVKLYQMLKSFGIGEAVESSVVASALSSFNDFIVASRLSAAYPDAKPDELLYPLRVEENSVIKGNVKNVPPSVVSGTVLSAGLAMPMVIMILLIMAGQLAATSVAIEKEQKTLEVLLTLPINRIYLLFGKITGVVVLSIIATASYLLGFSYYMNSLTSSSQAIGEINLTTLGLVPDAQGYLLMMLSLFLAFLSALSISVLLGAYTKDVRSAQALMGVLYLPIIFPVFILMMLPVEALPTGLQVIVYAIPFSYPILASKSLYTQEYGILYFGVIYQVVFTVAMLYIAGKLFASEKILTAKIEFKKKKVIEE
- a CDS encoding ABC transporter ATP-binding protein, which encodes MSGKPVKIEKLVKMYEKRIRALDGISLEIDEGEIFGLIGPNGAGKTTTIRILATLLVPTSGKASIYGLDVTREQKQIRKIISYLPEDAGAYENLTGREYLRFIAGFFEGERNSMVEKGIRIASLGERIDSKIKEYSKGMKRRLQIARTLMVSPKLAILDEPTSGLDVLHAHYVRNEIKRVLRETGATAIISSHNLLEVEFLCSRVALISQGKILAQGSPNELKKRYNGNNLEDVFLAVVKNA